The Fusobacterium necrophorum subsp. necrophorum genome has a window encoding:
- a CDS encoding GNAT family N-acetyltransferase, producing MQIRKAKLEDLDSLVNIHSLTWQAAYKHIFSDTLLKSLRQDNKFLERKEKFKKDIEKNSSIDIFLLEIFFNGKMEKVGFLVLSSLKLQKRNNHIAEIIALYILPEFWGQGFGKVMMEFSIERFRRFHAKEIILWVLKDNKRARSFYKKFGFVSTGEEKELPMEHVPEIEYKLIIKN from the coding sequence ATGCAAATAAGGAAGGCAAAATTAGAGGATTTAGATTCCCTGGTGAATATTCATAGTTTGACTTGGCAGGCGGCTTATAAACATATTTTTTCAGATACATTATTGAAAAGTTTGAGACAAGACAATAAATTTTTAGAAAGAAAAGAAAAATTCAAAAAAGATATAGAGAAAAATTCATCAATAGATATTTTTCTTTTGGAAATTTTTTTTAATGGAAAGATGGAAAAAGTAGGTTTTCTTGTCTTGAGTTCTTTGAAATTACAAAAGAGAAATAATCATATTGCCGAAATAATAGCTTTATATATACTTCCCGAATTTTGGGGACAAGGTTTTGGAAAAGTAATGATGGAATTTTCTATAGAAAGATTTCGGAGATTTCATGCAAAGGAAATTATATTATGGGTATTGAAAGACAATAAGAGGGCTAGATCCTTTTATAAAAAATTTGGATTTGTTTCAACCGGTGAAGAGAAAGAACTGCCAATGGAACATGTCCCAGAAATTGAGTATAAACTAATCATAAAAAATTAA
- the guaA gene encoding glutamine-hydrolyzing GMP synthase, which yields MKECSIVILDFGSQYNQLIARRVREMGVYAEVVPFYEPVDKILARKPKGIILSGGPASVYAEGAPTLDKTLFDHNIPVLGLCYGMQLVTHLFGGEVARAEKQEFGKAELIIDEKEAALFRNIPNNTKVWMSHGDHVTRIADGFHAIAHTDSCIAAVVNPEKNIYAFQFHPEVTHSEHGRDMLQNFVLEVAKCEKNWSMDNYIESTIKVIQEKVGDKKVILGLSGGVDSSVAATLIHKAVGDQLTCIFVDTGLLRKNEAKTVMEVYSEHFHMNIKCVNAEERFLSKLKGVSDPEQKRKIIGKEFIEVFNEEAKKFEDAEFLAQGTIYPDVIESVSVKGPSVTIKSHHNVGGLPEDMKFQLLEPLRELFKDEVREVGRQLGIPHHMIDRHPFPGPGLGVRILGDITKEKADILREADDIFIEELRKAGLYGKVSQAFVVLLPVQSVGVMGDERTYEYVAALRSVNTIDFMTATWSHLPFEFLEKVSNRILNEVKGINRLTYDISSKPPATIEWE from the coding sequence ATGAAAGAATGTAGCATTGTCATATTGGATTTCGGATCTCAATATAATCAATTGATTGCTAGACGTGTCAGAGAAATGGGAGTTTATGCGGAAGTAGTTCCTTTTTATGAACCAGTGGATAAAATTTTGGCAAGAAAACCGAAAGGAATTATTTTATCCGGAGGACCAGCTTCTGTATATGCAGAAGGAGCACCTACTTTGGACAAAACATTGTTCGATCATAATATTCCTGTGCTGGGGCTTTGTTACGGAATGCAATTGGTAACCCATTTATTTGGTGGAGAAGTAGCGAGAGCTGAGAAACAAGAATTTGGAAAAGCGGAGTTAATCATAGATGAAAAAGAGGCAGCATTATTCCGTAATATTCCAAATAATACCAAGGTATGGATGAGTCATGGTGATCATGTGACTCGAATTGCAGACGGATTCCATGCAATTGCTCACACAGACTCCTGTATTGCAGCAGTGGTAAATCCAGAAAAAAATATTTATGCCTTTCAATTTCATCCGGAAGTGACTCATTCCGAGCATGGAAGAGATATGCTACAAAATTTTGTTTTAGAAGTGGCAAAATGTGAAAAAAATTGGTCCATGGATAACTATATTGAAAGTACTATCAAAGTCATTCAAGAAAAAGTGGGAGATAAGAAAGTTATTTTGGGACTTTCCGGAGGAGTCGATTCTTCTGTTGCGGCTACTTTAATTCATAAAGCAGTTGGAGATCAATTAACTTGTATTTTTGTGGATACAGGACTTTTAAGAAAGAATGAAGCGAAAACAGTTATGGAAGTATATTCTGAACATTTTCATATGAACATTAAATGCGTGAATGCAGAAGAAAGATTTTTATCAAAATTAAAAGGAGTGTCTGACCCGGAACAAAAAAGAAAAATCATTGGAAAAGAATTTATTGAAGTCTTCAATGAAGAAGCAAAGAAATTTGAGGATGCGGAATTTTTAGCACAAGGAACGATTTATCCGGACGTGATTGAATCCGTTTCTGTAAAAGGACCTTCCGTTACGATTAAATCTCATCATAATGTAGGAGGGCTTCCTGAAGATATGAAATTTCAATTGTTGGAACCTTTGCGAGAATTGTTCAAAGATGAAGTTCGAGAAGTGGGAAGACAATTAGGAATTCCTCATCACATGATTGACAGACATCCATTTCCGGGACCGGGCTTGGGAGTTCGAATTTTAGGAGATATTACCAAAGAAAAAGCGGATATTTTAAGAGAAGCGGATGATATTTTTATTGAAGAATTGAGAAAAGCAGGTTTGTACGGAAAAGTAAGTCAAGCTTTTGTGGTATTGTTACCGGTGCAATCGGTCGGAGTCATGGGGGATGAAAGAACTTACGAATATGTGGCTGCTCTTCGTTCTGTCAATACGATAGATTTCATGACGGCTACTTGGTCGCATCTACCGTTTGAATTCTTAGAAAAAGTTTCGAATCGAATTTTGAATGAAGTTAAAGGAATCAACCGTTTGACCTATGATATTTCATCAAAACCACCTGCAACGATTGAGTGGGAATAG
- a CDS encoding ISL3 family transposase yields MISLSHSDFIKVLFDLQDPNLYFLEDDIQRVQKKQIYSKVLHATLTKDTCACPHCHSQTTVKNGFKTTKVRYLPFQNYPIIIALKKQRFLCKECHHSFTLETPIVKKYASISQTLKLSVLNSLQENMSLSLIAKQHRISIPTVQRILKQGYLSYEISKKSLPKVLCFDEFKSTKDCDGAMSFLFMDGISHKILDIVENRKLPALEDYFSRFSYQARSQVKYIVMDMYSPYIQLAKRCFPKANIVLDTFHIVQLVNRAFNQTRIREMNQEKTKNPKLYRMLKRDWKLYLQDFLTLSESRKYCHSLKQLISPSEKVDYVMSKKENLRQDYYFYQDILYAVKRKDFRLFESYLERWKKKLSSKMQTAWKTLRKYRKYIRNSLETSYTNGALEGMNNFIKSVKRVAFGFRRFSHFRQRILIIQGIAQINPNF; encoded by the coding sequence GTGATTTCATTGTCTCATTCAGATTTTATCAAAGTTCTTTTCGATTTACAAGACCCTAATTTATATTTTTTAGAGGATGACATTCAAAGAGTTCAAAAAAAACAAATCTACTCTAAAGTATTACATGCTACTTTAACCAAAGATACCTGCGCTTGTCCTCATTGTCATTCTCAAACAACTGTAAAAAATGGTTTTAAAACAACAAAAGTTCGGTATCTCCCTTTTCAAAACTATCCCATCATCATTGCCTTGAAAAAACAGAGATTTCTTTGTAAAGAATGTCACCATTCTTTTACTCTAGAAACGCCGATTGTCAAAAAATATGCTTCGATTTCACAAACCTTAAAACTCTCTGTTTTAAACAGTTTACAAGAAAATATGTCTCTTTCTTTGATTGCAAAACAACATAGAATCTCGATTCCTACCGTACAACGAATTTTAAAACAAGGCTATCTTTCCTATGAGATTTCTAAAAAATCCCTTCCAAAAGTGCTTTGTTTTGATGAGTTTAAATCGACGAAAGATTGTGATGGAGCCATGTCTTTTCTTTTTATGGATGGCATCTCCCATAAAATATTGGATATTGTTGAAAATCGAAAATTACCTGCGCTAGAAGATTATTTCTCAAGATTCTCCTATCAAGCGAGGTCTCAAGTGAAATATATTGTCATGGATATGTATTCCCCATATATTCAACTTGCAAAACGTTGTTTTCCAAAAGCAAACATTGTACTAGACACCTTTCATATTGTTCAACTTGTCAATCGTGCTTTTAACCAAACAAGAATTCGAGAGATGAATCAAGAGAAAACGAAAAATCCAAAACTATATCGCATGCTAAAACGAGATTGGAAACTGTATCTACAGGATTTTTTAACCTTATCAGAAAGTAGAAAATACTGTCATTCCTTAAAACAACTCATTTCTCCCAGTGAAAAGGTAGATTATGTAATGTCTAAGAAGGAAAATTTACGACAAGATTATTATTTTTATCAAGATATTTTATATGCTGTAAAAAGAAAAGATTTTCGACTGTTCGAATCTTACTTAGAACGATGGAAGAAAAAGCTAAGCTCTAAGATGCAAACTGCTTGGAAAACACTTCGTAAATACAGAAAATATATTCGAAACAGTTTAGAAACAAGCTATACCAATGGAGCTTTAGAGGGAATGAACAATTTTATTAAATCTGTCAAACGAGTTGCATTTGGATTCCGTAGGTTTTCCCATTTTCGACAGAGAATTTTAATTATCCAAGGGATAGCGCAAATCAATCCCAATTTTTAA